The proteins below come from a single Drosophila teissieri strain GT53w chromosome 3L, Prin_Dtei_1.1, whole genome shotgun sequence genomic window:
- the LOC122616039 gene encoding serine/arginine repetitive matrix protein 1 isoform X2, translating to MYNGIGLTTPRGSGTNGHVQRNWACVRPGKKDKDYRAEDDTKKLDAQLNRPPNKEILDHDRKRKIEVKCLEFEEILEKQGRTPEEIKSQVDSFRQKLMGQGKTDLAKDEFGRVAARDTHQIAEAQQQKNAKLREAFNISEYFVEGSSFDSDRKAKEDLAKSVALQKELDAQRESLAAAAAAAAAGKDKETGKRYALVRTPSREQDRDGGDAAASGDERGDHVSKTDKKKRKKRARESSASPERKKDKKKKSKKHKKESKSKKKKSRKRKHSESARDSDRDSDDDDDSSEEDRRESKTARKKAKKDKKKRDKKLKKKSRARASSSDSERSNSPSRKENKPDRSRGVKASKSDEKASQQENVTRSRSRERKDTKSRPLEASIDSRHHKARERSAATPPRKEAERHRERSKDRQRSKEKHRSRDRQRSKERPRSKERQRSRERQRSKERQRSKEKQRSRSKDVLRCKEKPQSKERERSRERRRSKSKDRQRSKEKHRPKEEKQSVDKRRDRSRNRSKEKPRPNERQRSKERQRSKERQRSKDRNRSRERQRSKERQRSKERQLSKDRQGLKERQRSNERKRSKERQNSKDRQRSRERQPSKDRQRSRERQRSKEPQQSKDRQRSKERQRSRERPAKEPRPTRSPRDRSSKRSPTNASRKRQDDTKLSRNSRFQSPAHSPEAPPKKSVPVPAFNPFKAAEDTVNDILGTKSVMVALEQTKRQRAASSSSSDSDSSSSSSTSSRTPSPKPTPRKQKKRSRTPEQKEVKKEVSPKEEVRRSVKREQSNSPQKSKSKSKVVDASPKPTRRRSRSGSSELRYSPAERHPERYRDIVQDKKRPSKVKEAHSAKPAPVVRLRAQSDDGSDAEAGVDGAALEEFQQSRREREEQQELRMLEQLKSGIAAKAKQKIKIMEKDPAKEGSEVSGSDLVTATKRNSLSEFLVANNVTALINPLTTTTLTLTTTPPPPLAVILPMDQRQEQPLLRDPDQELSVPVEDPVKKRDAGTPPICKTPQVAANGDAKSPTLVYKNHVHHNRPPPQHMHHQSQQQHHQHPSGKRIFHNRTLNNNPNSRHSTNNPHACGGGGVPHSNPNSSNSGGNSNNPAMLPFLAGTPGTYNRTTNRLNHGPLLTATHYNICKNHQHSLQQQQAHHLARGLVYNSSLFGHGPRHPGLLSLAGAGVGVGGPGAPLLGHPSHVRGGGGPISFNAAAAAAAVAANSISYHHHHHQHQQKPKIVIKPFKIHDPQPLVAALADSSLVDAIVSKVSTATVAAAESAARRSRSRERRSRSRSKRRTSTSHHRHHSSSRSRSRYSSSSSRSGSRSSRSRSGSHSSRSSCSSHSSSGSSSSGSGSGSSQSGSRSPSIPRRRGSPSFLDRRRITSRRSPRSTRR from the exons ATGTACAACGGCATTGGACTGACCACGCCCCGTGGCTCCGGCACCAATGGACACGTGCAGCGGAATTGGGCATGTGTGCGACCCGGGAAGAAGGACAAGGACTACCGCGCCGAGGACGACACCAAGAAGCTGGACGCCCAGCTGAATCGGCCGCCCAACAAGGAGATTCTGGACCACGACCGCAAGCGCAAGATCGAAGTCAAGTGCCTGGAATTTGAGGAGATTCTCGAGAAGCAGGG ACGCACTCCGGAGGAAATCAAATCGCAGGTGGACTCCTTCCGCCAGAAGTTGATGGGACAGGGCAAAACAGATCTGGCCAAGGATGAATTCGGACGCGTAGC TGCTCGCGACACCCATCAAATAGCCGAGGCTCAACAGCAGAAGAACGCCAAACTGCGCGAGGCGTTCAACATATCCGAGTACTTCGTCGAGGGCAGCAGCTTCGACAGCGATCGCAAGGCGAAGGAGGACCTGGCCAAAAGCGTGGCTCTCCAAAAGGAACTGGACGCCCAGCGCGAGAGCctggcagcggcggcagctgccgcagcagctgGCAAGGACAAGGAGACCGGGAAGCGGTATGCCCTAGTGCGCACTCCTTCCCGTGAACAGGATCGCGATGGTGGCGATGCGGCGGCCAGTGGCGATGAGCGTGGCGATCATGTTTCCAAGACGGACAAGAAGAAGCGCAAGAAGCGCGCCAGAGAGAG TTCGGCCAGTCCTGAGCGCAAGAAggacaagaagaagaagtcgAAGAAGCACAAGAAAGAGAG TAAGTCGAAGAAGAAAAAGTCGCGAAAGCGCAAGCACAGCGAAAGTGCCCGGGACAGCGACCGGGATagcgatgacgacgacgacagcaGCGAGGAGGATCGACGCGAGTCGAAGACCGCCCGCAAGAAAGCCAAGAAGGACAAG AAAAAACGCGACAAGAAGCTGAAAAAGAAGTCACGCGCACGGGCCAGTTCCTCGGACTCTGAGCGCTCCAA CTCTCCATCGCGGAAAGAGAACAAACCGGACAGGTCCCGTGGCGTAAAGGCTTCCAAGTCCGATGAGAAGGCTTCGCAGCAGGAAAATGTCACGCGCAGCCGTTCTCGCGAGCGCAAGGATACGAAATCCAGGCCACTCGAAGCCTCCATAGACAGTCGTCATCACAAGGCAAGGGAACGGTCAGCGGCTACGCCACCACGCAAGGAGGCGGAAAGGCATAGAGAGCGCTCTAAGGACAGGCAGCGGTCCAAGGAGAAGCACAGATCGAGAGACAGACAGCGGTCTAAGGAAAGGCCGCGGTCTAAGGAAAGGCAGCGCTCCAGAGAAAGACAGCGATCCAAAGAAAGACAACGATCCAAGGAAAAACAGCGGTCCCGGTCGAAGGACGTACTAAGATGTAAGGAAAAACCGCAATCTAAGGAAAGAGAAAGGTCTAGGGAAAGACGGCGATCAAAGTCCAAGGATAGACAAAGGTCCAAGGAAAAACACAGGCCCAAGGAAGAAAAACAATCAGTGGACAAAAGGCGAGATAGATCCAGGAATAGGTCGAAGGAAAAACCGCGCCCCAACGAGCGGCAACGGTCGAAGGAGAGGCAGCGCTCTAAGGAAAGGCAGCGCTCGAAGGATAGAAATCGGTCAAGGGAGAGGCAGCGCTCTAAAGAGAGGCAGCGCTCTAAAGAGAGGCAGCTCTCCAAGGATAGGCAGGGATTAAAGGAAAGGCAACGTTCTAACGAGAGGAAACGATCAAAGGAGAGACAGAACTCTAAGGATAGGCAGCGTTCAAGGGAGAGGCAACCCTCTAAGGATAGACAGCGCTCAAGGGAGAGGCAGCGCTCCAAGGAGCCACAACAATCAAAGGACAGGCAACGTTCCAAGGAGAGACAGCGTTCCAGAGAACGTCCAGCCAAGGAACCCCGGCCCACACGATCGCCAAGAGATCGTAGTTCCAAGCGCTCTCCTACCAACGCTAGCAGAAAGCGACAAGATGACACTAAATTAAGCCGCAATTCCCGATTCCAATCGCCAGCCCATTCCCCAGAGGCGCCACCTAAGAAGTCGGTACCCGTACCAGCCTTCAATCCCTTCAAGGCGGCGGAGGACACTGTTAACGATATCCTTGGCACGAAGTCGGTGATGGTGGCCCTGGAACAGACTAAGCGCCAGCGGGCGGCTTCCAGCTCTAGCTCGGATTCCGACAGCTCCAGTAGTAGCTCGACTTCCTCGCGTACCCCATCGCCCAAGCCCACCCCCAGGAAACAAAAGAAGAGGAGTAGGACACCAGAACAAAAAGAGGTCAAGAAGGAGGTCAGCCCCAAGGAAGAGGTCCGCAGAAGCGTGAAGCGGGAGCAGTCCAATTCCCCGCAAAAGTCGAAGTCTAAGAGCAAGGTGGTCGACGCAAGTCCCAAGCCTACGAGGCGTCGTTCTCGCTCAGGTTCCTCCGAGTTGCGGTACTCGCCAGCTGAACGCCATCCGGAACGCTACCGCGACATCGTTCAGGACAAAAAGCGACCGTCCAAAGTTAAGGAAGCCCACTCGGCGAAACCTGCTCCAGTGGTCCGCCTGAGGGCACAAAGCGACGACGGCAGCGATGCCGAAGCAGGAGTAGATGGTGCCGCCTTGGAGGAATTCCAGCAGAGCAGGCGCGAGCGCGAGGAACAGCAGGAACTGCGCATGCTGGAACAACTGAAGTCTGGGATAGCGGCCAAGGCCAAGCAGAAGATCAAGATCATGGAGAAAGACCCGGCCAAAGAGGGTAGCGAAGTAAGTGGCAGCGACCTGGTGACGGCTACTAAACGTAACTCGCTAAGCGAATTCCTTGTTGCTAACAACGTGACCGCTTTGATTAACCCACTGACTACAACCACGCTAACACTAACGACGACGCCCCCGCCGCCTCTGGCGGTGATTCTGCCGATGGATCAGCGCCAGGAGCAGCCTCTGCTGCGGGATCCGGATCAAGAGCTGTCCGTGCCTGTGGAGGATCCGGTTAAGAAAAGGGACGCCGGCACACCGCCCATTTGCAAGACGCCCCAAGTGGCGGCGAATGGCGACGCAAAGAGTCCGACATTGGTTTACAAGAACCACGTGCACCACAACAGGCCGCCTCCACAGCACATGCATCaccagtcgcagcagcaacatcaccaGCATCCTTCGGGGAAGCGCATCTTCCACAACCGCACGCTGAACAATAACCCTAACAGTAGACATAGTACTAACAACCCTCATGcatgtggtggtggtggggtcCCTCATTCAAATCCCAACAGTAGCAATAGCGGCGGGAACAGCAACAACCCGGCCATGCTCCCGTTTCTGGCGGGAACTCCGGGCACCTACAATCGCACCACAAACCGCCTCAACCACGGTCCCCTGCTAACCGCCACCCACTACAACATCTGCAAGAACCACCAGCAcagcctgcagcagcagcaggcgcaccACCTGGCTCGTGGCTTGGTCTACAACTCGAGTCTCTTCGGCCACGGACCGCGCCATCCGGGACTACTGTCTCTGGCGGGAGCtggtgtgggcgtgggtgggCCAGGTGCTCCGCTGTTGGGTCATCCTTCGCATGTCCGGGGTGGTGGCGGTCCCATTAGCTTCAAtgcggcggcagcggctgcGGCCGTGGCCGCCAATAGTATTAGctaccatcatcatcaccatcagcaccaacagaaaccgaaaatcgTTATAAAACCCTTCAAAATTCACGATCCACAGCCCCTAGTCGCAGCGCTCGCGGACAGCTCACTGGTGGACGCCATCGTCTCCAAGGTATCCACAGCCAccgtggcggcggcggagagTGCGGCCCGTAGGAGCCGCAGTCGAGAGCGTCGGAGCCGGAGTCGCAGCAAGAGGCGCACCAGCACCAGCCATCATCGACATCACTCCAGCAGCCGGTCGAGATC GCGCTACAGCTCGTCCAGCAGTCGCAGCGGATCGCGCAGCTCAAGGTCCCGCTCCGGGTCGCACTCCTCccgctccagctgctcctcgcaCAGCAGCTCgggcagctcctcctccggcaGCGGCTCCGGATCATCGCAGTCCGGCTCTCGATCGCCCTCCATCCCAAGGCGTCGCGGCTCGCCCAGCTTCCTAGACAGACGTCGCATAACGAG CCGTCGATCGCCACGCAGCACAAGACGCTAG
- the LOC122616039 gene encoding serine/arginine repetitive matrix protein 2 isoform X5 yields MYNGIGLTTPRGSGTNGHVQRNWACVRPGKKDKDYRAEDDTKKLDAQLNRPPNKEILDHDRKRKIEVKCLEFEEILEKQGRTPEEIKSQVDSFRQKLMGQGKTDLAKDEFGRVAARDTHQIAEAQQQKNAKLREAFNISEYFVEGSSFDSDRKAKEDLAKSVALQKELDAQRESLAAAAAAAAAGKDKETGKRYALVRTPSREQDRDGGDAAASGDERGDHVSKTDKKKRKKRARESSASPERKKDKKKKSKKHKKESKSKKKKSRKRKHSESARDSDRDSDDDDDSSEEDRRESKTARKKAKKDKKKRDKKLKKKSRARASSSDSERSNSPSRKENKPDRSRGVKASKSDEKASQQENVTRSRSRERKDTKSRPLEASIDSRHHKARERSAATPPRKEAERHRERSKDRQRSKEKHRSRDRQRSKERPRSKERQRSRERQRSKERQRSKEKQRSRSKDVLRCKEKPQSKERERSRERRRSKSKDRQRSKEKHRPKEEKQSVDKRRDRSRNRSKEKPRPNERQRSKERQRSKERQRSKDRNRSRERQRSKERQRSKERQLSKDRQGLKERQRSNERKRSKERQNSKDRQRSRERQPSKDRQRSRERQRSKEPQQSKDRQRSKERQRSRERPAKEPRPTRSPRDRSSKRSPTNASRKRQDDTKLSRNSRFQSPAHSPEAPPKKSVPVPAFNPFKAAEDTVNDILGTKSVMVALEQTKRQRAASSSSSDSDSSSSSSTSSRTPSPKPTPRKQKKRSRTPEQKEVKKEVSPKEEVRRSVKREQSNSPQKSKSKSKVVDASPKPTRRRSRSGSSELRYSPAERHPERYRDIVQDKKRPSKVKEAHSAKPAPVVRLRAQSDDGSDAEAGVDGAALEEFQQSRREREEQQELRMLEQLKSGIAAKAKQKIKIMEKDPAKEGSEPLVAALADSSLVDAIVSKVSTATVAAAESAARRSRSRERRSRSRSKRRTSTSHHRHHSSSRSRSRYSSSSSRSGSRSSRSRSGSHSSRSSCSSHSSSGSSSSGSGSGSSQSGSRSPSIPRRRGSPSFLDRRRITSRRSPRSTRR; encoded by the exons ATGTACAACGGCATTGGACTGACCACGCCCCGTGGCTCCGGCACCAATGGACACGTGCAGCGGAATTGGGCATGTGTGCGACCCGGGAAGAAGGACAAGGACTACCGCGCCGAGGACGACACCAAGAAGCTGGACGCCCAGCTGAATCGGCCGCCCAACAAGGAGATTCTGGACCACGACCGCAAGCGCAAGATCGAAGTCAAGTGCCTGGAATTTGAGGAGATTCTCGAGAAGCAGGG ACGCACTCCGGAGGAAATCAAATCGCAGGTGGACTCCTTCCGCCAGAAGTTGATGGGACAGGGCAAAACAGATCTGGCCAAGGATGAATTCGGACGCGTAGC TGCTCGCGACACCCATCAAATAGCCGAGGCTCAACAGCAGAAGAACGCCAAACTGCGCGAGGCGTTCAACATATCCGAGTACTTCGTCGAGGGCAGCAGCTTCGACAGCGATCGCAAGGCGAAGGAGGACCTGGCCAAAAGCGTGGCTCTCCAAAAGGAACTGGACGCCCAGCGCGAGAGCctggcagcggcggcagctgccgcagcagctgGCAAGGACAAGGAGACCGGGAAGCGGTATGCCCTAGTGCGCACTCCTTCCCGTGAACAGGATCGCGATGGTGGCGATGCGGCGGCCAGTGGCGATGAGCGTGGCGATCATGTTTCCAAGACGGACAAGAAGAAGCGCAAGAAGCGCGCCAGAGAGAG TTCGGCCAGTCCTGAGCGCAAGAAggacaagaagaagaagtcgAAGAAGCACAAGAAAGAGAG TAAGTCGAAGAAGAAAAAGTCGCGAAAGCGCAAGCACAGCGAAAGTGCCCGGGACAGCGACCGGGATagcgatgacgacgacgacagcaGCGAGGAGGATCGACGCGAGTCGAAGACCGCCCGCAAGAAAGCCAAGAAGGACAAG AAAAAACGCGACAAGAAGCTGAAAAAGAAGTCACGCGCACGGGCCAGTTCCTCGGACTCTGAGCGCTCCAA CTCTCCATCGCGGAAAGAGAACAAACCGGACAGGTCCCGTGGCGTAAAGGCTTCCAAGTCCGATGAGAAGGCTTCGCAGCAGGAAAATGTCACGCGCAGCCGTTCTCGCGAGCGCAAGGATACGAAATCCAGGCCACTCGAAGCCTCCATAGACAGTCGTCATCACAAGGCAAGGGAACGGTCAGCGGCTACGCCACCACGCAAGGAGGCGGAAAGGCATAGAGAGCGCTCTAAGGACAGGCAGCGGTCCAAGGAGAAGCACAGATCGAGAGACAGACAGCGGTCTAAGGAAAGGCCGCGGTCTAAGGAAAGGCAGCGCTCCAGAGAAAGACAGCGATCCAAAGAAAGACAACGATCCAAGGAAAAACAGCGGTCCCGGTCGAAGGACGTACTAAGATGTAAGGAAAAACCGCAATCTAAGGAAAGAGAAAGGTCTAGGGAAAGACGGCGATCAAAGTCCAAGGATAGACAAAGGTCCAAGGAAAAACACAGGCCCAAGGAAGAAAAACAATCAGTGGACAAAAGGCGAGATAGATCCAGGAATAGGTCGAAGGAAAAACCGCGCCCCAACGAGCGGCAACGGTCGAAGGAGAGGCAGCGCTCTAAGGAAAGGCAGCGCTCGAAGGATAGAAATCGGTCAAGGGAGAGGCAGCGCTCTAAAGAGAGGCAGCGCTCTAAAGAGAGGCAGCTCTCCAAGGATAGGCAGGGATTAAAGGAAAGGCAACGTTCTAACGAGAGGAAACGATCAAAGGAGAGACAGAACTCTAAGGATAGGCAGCGTTCAAGGGAGAGGCAACCCTCTAAGGATAGACAGCGCTCAAGGGAGAGGCAGCGCTCCAAGGAGCCACAACAATCAAAGGACAGGCAACGTTCCAAGGAGAGACAGCGTTCCAGAGAACGTCCAGCCAAGGAACCCCGGCCCACACGATCGCCAAGAGATCGTAGTTCCAAGCGCTCTCCTACCAACGCTAGCAGAAAGCGACAAGATGACACTAAATTAAGCCGCAATTCCCGATTCCAATCGCCAGCCCATTCCCCAGAGGCGCCACCTAAGAAGTCGGTACCCGTACCAGCCTTCAATCCCTTCAAGGCGGCGGAGGACACTGTTAACGATATCCTTGGCACGAAGTCGGTGATGGTGGCCCTGGAACAGACTAAGCGCCAGCGGGCGGCTTCCAGCTCTAGCTCGGATTCCGACAGCTCCAGTAGTAGCTCGACTTCCTCGCGTACCCCATCGCCCAAGCCCACCCCCAGGAAACAAAAGAAGAGGAGTAGGACACCAGAACAAAAAGAGGTCAAGAAGGAGGTCAGCCCCAAGGAAGAGGTCCGCAGAAGCGTGAAGCGGGAGCAGTCCAATTCCCCGCAAAAGTCGAAGTCTAAGAGCAAGGTGGTCGACGCAAGTCCCAAGCCTACGAGGCGTCGTTCTCGCTCAGGTTCCTCCGAGTTGCGGTACTCGCCAGCTGAACGCCATCCGGAACGCTACCGCGACATCGTTCAGGACAAAAAGCGACCGTCCAAAGTTAAGGAAGCCCACTCGGCGAAACCTGCTCCAGTGGTCCGCCTGAGGGCACAAAGCGACGACGGCAGCGATGCCGAAGCAGGAGTAGATGGTGCCGCCTTGGAGGAATTCCAGCAGAGCAGGCGCGAGCGCGAGGAACAGCAGGAACTGCGCATGCTGGAACAACTGAAGTCTGGGATAGCGGCCAAGGCCAAGCAGAAGATCAAGATCATGGAGAAAGACCCGGCCAAAGAGGGTAGCGAA CCCCTAGTCGCAGCGCTCGCGGACAGCTCACTGGTGGACGCCATCGTCTCCAAGGTATCCACAGCCAccgtggcggcggcggagagTGCGGCCCGTAGGAGCCGCAGTCGAGAGCGTCGGAGCCGGAGTCGCAGCAAGAGGCGCACCAGCACCAGCCATCATCGACATCACTCCAGCAGCCGGTCGAGATC GCGCTACAGCTCGTCCAGCAGTCGCAGCGGATCGCGCAGCTCAAGGTCCCGCTCCGGGTCGCACTCCTCccgctccagctgctcctcgcaCAGCAGCTCgggcagctcctcctccggcaGCGGCTCCGGATCATCGCAGTCCGGCTCTCGATCGCCCTCCATCCCAAGGCGTCGCGGCTCGCCCAGCTTCCTAGACAGACGTCGCATAACGAG CCGTCGATCGCCACGCAGCACAAGACGCTAG